A region of the Hydra vulgaris chromosome 12, alternate assembly HydraT2T_AEP genome:
TTAATGAGTTTTTCCTCAGCTATTTTCTACTTTTAGAATGCTATTTTCTACTTTTAGAATGGTTTTTTGATACATCAGTGACGcggaataattttttatcacttttaattcaagttttaatttttgggACAGATATTGACTAAGGTACAGGCGTTTTTCGAAATGTTCGTCATCTTTTCCCTTGTTCccctatatacatatatatatatatatatatatatatatatatatatatatatatatatatatatatatatatatatatatatatatatatatatatatatatatatatatatatatatatatatatatatatatatatataggcgcGGATCTAGGATATAGCAGTTGTGGTTAAGGCTACACCTAAAAATAATCAACCGTACAAATAGCTATGTGGTTAAGCCACAAACGACCTGTTTTACGGCATAGGCTGACtatattatttctgttttttaaaataatatgtttttattgtaaattcaTATGCCGTCAACACTCGAAGCTCGTGGCTAGATTGCTTTTTGCCTTGTCGCTGTATATCGACAagggaatatatatatatatatatatatatatatatatatatatatatatatatatatatatatatatatatatatatatatatatatatatatatatatatatatatataactgttgCACATTTATTCTtagtataaaactttatttttatgttaatctAGGCAGAACAATTTATAAAAGCTATTAAGGTCATATGACAGATTAGTGAAGCCCGAATAATGCAAGAGCGATTATAAAGttaacaaatactaaaaaagttcaaaagaaAACGACTGAAGAACCCGTGATATTTTAAGAAACTTGAAAGTGTTTTACTTGTTTACCGATATTGAATGTTTTTCACTCTTTTCGCATACTTTTTGGAAGTTTTAGGTGATTTAGACGGaatctaaaatgaaaaagtaatcACAGTTTTTCATTTCTGGATTCAGCTTCCaacaagtttattaaaatcaattttcatGTTGTAACCCAAATAATTACAGCTCAAATAAATATGCTTCAAAAATGCAATGAAACCGtttaatataagataaaattacatctattttcaaaaaatttgaaaattaataaactgtttatttaaaatgttaatgtttacCTATTATCTAGGCATACTTAGTACgtttttacttaatataaaagtaaataaacctttgatttattagaataaaaaatgtgtCAGACTAATTCATGAAACTTAGTTGCTGATATAAGCTGTAATGAGAGTTTGGATAagaatttacaaaaaagaaaaaaaaaaaaaaagtcaactgaTTTCagattttaatcattaaaacagTACgtgatttatataattaatgatatttttttttatcacattgTATGCACAAGATTAaccaattttatttgtttatcgtATTTCCTCTGAAGCCCTTCCATAAGTGACGTAACTATTCCTTTTTACtaacaacttattttataaCGAAATGGTTgggaataaaaaaatgaaaagtgggtctaaaataaacaaagattttaaataaaagtggttAAGATAAAGCAAATGATCGATATCGGTATTTCTTTAACTTGTGCTtctgaaacaaaaatttcaaaaaagttcaaaaatgaaatttattaaatatttatactttattataacaGTAATAACTATAACataacagcaacaacaacaataacagcaacaacaacagcaacagcAACAGCAACAGTAACAgtaacagcaacaacaacagcagtaacagcaacaataacaacaacagcaGCAGCAACAGGATCAACaataacagcaacaacaacagcaacagcAACAGCAACAGTAACAgtaacagcaacaacaacagcagtaacagcaacaataacaacaacagcaGCAGCAACAGGATCAACaataacagcaacaacaacagcaacagcAACAGCAACAGTAACAgtaacagcaacaacaacagcagtaacagcaacaataacaacaacagcaGCAGCAACAGGATCAACaataacagcaacaacaacagcaacagcAACAGTAACAgtaacagcaacaacaacagcagtaacagcaacaataacaacaacagcaGCAGCAACAGGATCAACaataacagcaacaacaacaacagcagctgcaacaaaaataatagcaacaacaaaaacagcTAAAGCAACAacaattacaaaacaaaaacaaaaaaacaagatgacaaacaaaaacaataaaatcaacagaaaacaatgttttttaaattatcaggaACACGATATTGAacaattatttgaattaattcaattacatttaataacactacatttttattataaccaagttattatgtttttatattaaataatctctatattttatattaaacaatctTCTTTTGTTTGTTGCTTCCGATTGATTATATATGctgttcttttaatgattttaaataagacCATAGACATGCGTGACAAGAAGATTGGAAAAGAAAACACTGACATTGCTTATTTTGATTTCAGATAtcagagaattttttaaatttagcagTTTGCAggttaaagattttaaacttattacttttaaaactttagaacTAAATTTAACCATGGCAACCTTTGCAGAAGAAAAGGAACTTGCAATTcgaaatcttttaaaaactgctCCAAAGCCTCAGTTACACATACATTTAGATGGATCGCTTTCATTCGATTTTATAAAGTCTTCTgctaaaagaatgaaaatacaAGAACCAGATAGATTTGCTTTGTTGTTTCctttaaatattgaaagtttatCCGAAAATGAAATTAGCGATTACATCTGGTCGTTAAAAGAGGTGCAGCACATACAAGGAGATATTGTATCGGGAAATGGAAACTGGAAAAGGTTTGACTTTTGCAATCAGTTCCTTCAGACAAAATTAGACTTAAAGGAAGCTGTATACGATCTTGTTATGAGACAACATCGAGAATATGGGGTAAACTACATAGAAATTCGTTTTGCTCCGAAACTACATAACCTATGCGGATTGTCCGATAAAGAAATAGTTGCAAGTACTCTAGATGGATTTGAATCAGCTAAAGAAGATCTTTCTAAGATTGGCGTTCATTTGAATGGAGGATTAATATTGTGTGCTTTGCGTTCTCATTCGGTTGAAGATGCAgagaatatattaaaacttgttCTTGAGACAAACGCTCTTGGGTTTGACATTGCTGGAGACGAAGGCAGCTACCCACTAATGTTGTTTGAAGGAGTTTTGAGAAAAGCAAAAAATCAAGGTTGTTTTATAACTGTTCATGCCGGTGAGTGGGGTTCTCTGGATTATCCAACAGTACAAGATAATCTTCGTCTAGCAGTAGATATTGGTGTAAATAGAATAGGTCATGGTTTAGACTTaaaaaattctccagaaaactTAATTAATGatgtacttttaaaaaatataggtgTTGAGGTATGTTTAACAGGAAACTGTGGTAACCCTAATCGATGTACTGGATATGCAGATCATCCAATAAAATATATGcttgaaaagaaaataaaggtGTGCGGATTAAACTGCGATAATACATTACTTTCTGGAAACAGAATAATTGGTAGACCTGATCCTTTGACTGAATGTGTTCGCGCTTTGCTTATAGTCAAGGTTTCGCCAAACGCCCTCGTAGAAATAATAGAGAATGCATACAAGAGTGGTTTTCAAAATGATGCACTAAACCAAGGAATTGAATCTGGAAAAGTTTGGCGCGAACACTATCTACCAAAACTTATTGAAATAATGAATGAATAAGGATTTATATAAGTAGCTGTCCTATTGGATTTTAacataatactaataaaaatggTGTTTActgtatttttcaaaaaatttatatggtatataaatgtgctatttatttaattgtttacttgtaaatatttttttttttacgaaaaaacgtaaaaaaaattttgtgtgacaaaaCCTTAAAATACTTCAATTTGGTGGGCGGTACACTTTAAGTAGTTTTACTTAACAAAATCAAAgataattttttcctttttaaaattttgttgctcAGTAAATTTTAGTCGACATGagacaactttattttttgtaaattaaaagtagaaaaaattcaaattaatgttgtgtaactattttattgtttttaagatgtaaaaaattacttatctttattatacggcaatttggaattttttttgttttatcttatctctttttattatattgtagaaaaacggatgttctgtatatattaagaaaaaccCCAAATTTCAATGAGTTTCCTTGTAGTAGACTCTCTGCATTTCGCTATGGCACTTCATAGTTGGTGTCATAAACCTTTGCAAGGAGACACATcacgtaataaaaaaaaaaaaaaaaaagaaaacataattaaaagccaaataagtaaaagtaaatgttaaagaatcaaacaaaacttttaataattacaaatttttgatcAAAATTCATTTGatctaattaaagtaaaatatatacgACGGTATAACGGTACGTAACAACGGTAACATTAAAGTTTATACAcgtcatttaattatttaatattaatagagacatgaaaaataaagatttcttaactttttaaaaactgagcTTAAAGACAttgaatagtttaaaatttcatcaaaatatcttttgtcgTATGAAATTTACTGACATCAAAAGTTTAAACAACTTTGACCACAACTTACTCCAAACAACTTTGAaacgaaaattaaaataaatcaaaacaataacTATTCTCTAAGGTCTAATGAGAGGCTCACATATACACTGCCTcgtaaattaacaaaatataaagagTACAGCATAACATATCGAGGGCCTAAGATATGGaacagctttaaaaataacCATTTAAATCACtaagttcatttaagtttcgaacaaaaagagaaattttgaaatcaaatgaAAGCTTTGAAATTTGATTTACAAGCCTTTTTGATAAACCTCtttgttaaacttaatttttcatagtatgttttatttttaatacaacttaacttatatttataggAGTTTATTCTATTTCGTTGTCTTTTACTCTAGATATATAATGTAATGGAGATGATATATATAACGGAGTGAGTGATATATAACGGAGATGCTAATTTTCTCATGTTTTAACggatttttctataaattttataacaattttattttactttacacTTGATAAAAGCTCTAATAGGggttttatgaaaatattgtgATGACTTCGGTCATCTATATCTTCTTTGAATCCTGTTTATATCaatcgtttttttatttttatttttaatataattattatttttcattgcgttcagttttcattattatattattattgttaaaactactaaaatttGTGCTTAtttcagaataataaaaataaataaacaagagaAAAATCAATACTTGAGGGAATGGCGCCAAAGTAATCGAGCCTTAAACAATGTACTTGTAAATGAAGAAATTGACAACTCATCGCATGTCATCGCAAGTCGAGAGTTGCattgatttcaaaaacattgaaattaaGAACTATGGTGACTTTTATTTTGTGTCTGATCTTAAAGATACTTCTCGAACTGAGAGTTCTGATTTAGAATCTAAGGTTCCTATGAGTGATGATAATGAAGATCTTAGTGATGGAGTACTTGTTACAGAGGTTGCATACCAGGTATGCAAGCAATGAGCTGTTAACCATTGTACACCAGTATGGTCATCATGTTAAATAAAtcaatcactttttttttctcaaaccgTTTACGGCTAAATGTGTTCCACTTGTGACTAGACGTACTTGCTCTagttgcaaactttatataaaagctTTTTTGTTGTACTTGTAAGTTATTGAATattcattttagtaaaaatgactcaaaaacCCAATTTAAAAAGGTTATTGACAAATATGTCATGCGTGTATTTTTGCAATATGTAAGTGGTGCTTTTGCCGAACAAAATACTGTTGCGCCGATGAAATGGATCAACAAAGAATGTTGTTGTGGTGACCAAATGGGGTCAAtgctataaataaaaagtcaattACCTCAAATAAAGATACCAGGAAAAAGTATGATTTAAAAGAAGTTGTTATTGAAGgtcagtaataaaataatatttatcaaatcaGAACATTGCATTAAATGTGTAAGTTCAcaaatatattgttttctacttttttgatttgtaatagGTAACGAGAGTGTGTGCCATAAAATTCTTTTGCATGCAACTCTTTAGAAAGCgacgtaaaaataaaaaatttaaagaatttgacTTTCCCAAAGGTATATTTTACTTgtggcaactttttttttcatttttgtctaGTATTTCATCATCTGTTTTCTGgtatattcttttataaaagaacCATGCCATAATTTACATTACAATTTCTTATAACTATGCTTGACCATAATTTAAACCAGAAATCACCTTgcttattattttcatttttttcattattttgtttttaggtaAAAGTGTTCCAAACAAACCGATCTTTTTAATAATGGAAGTGATAGAAAAAGCCACAAAGGAAAGTTTAAGTATTAACTCACATCAACCACAACACCACCTCACCAATACAGTATTTACCTGTTCATCATCGTCATTCGGAATCTCCAGATTCTTATGAATCTCAGTCTTATTCATCTGGTTCATCTCGCTATCCGTGAAAATGTCATCTTGTCATTCCACTGGATCACCATGCAGCCCTTCTCAGGATTTATATGGAGGTCTTTATTATTGGTCTGACTGCTTAATTAATGCTTCATCTTTAGATAATCCTCTACCTTCttccaaaacaaaatttgtacGAAAAAATCCAGTCAAGCTTCTGAATCTAAAATTTCCAATGGATACTGGAGGtatgaagttattaaaattacttttttttgtacaatatgATACTTATAGTGATAACAAATTCTTATTCAATCATTGATAACAAATTCTTATCTTGaacaaagtaattaataattttgctaATGTTCAATAGAAAAACTGTGTTTTTAGTGATATAAATTTGCAAGAAGCTCTATTTAAATTGTTGaacttaaagaattttatttttaagttccaAACAAACTTCAATTCTTGAGAAAATTTGTTCCAAATGTTCCAATAAAACGTCAGAAAGTGTAAGCGCaaccattttcaaaaagattgaCTCCTTTGAAGAACTTTATGAACTTGAAACCAGATTAAAAAACAATGGGGAGTACAGGGAATTGGtaaattatctttataatttttaaatctaaagttTGTCTTTTGGTAGAATGTTATTCAAGTTCATCGTTTTCTTGATGAACCTATTTAAATTGCTCTCGCATTTTACCAGAACATGATGTAAAAGGTAAATTCCTAATTATAAATCGAGAATTATGTTTGCGACACAATAGTCATTTACATTCTGTAGAGTTTTTCACAGtcttgtattttttgttaaataattttgtcttaTATTTGGTTGagcaattattattttgttgcttttataGAACAACTGTTAAAAACAACCAAATAAATCTAATCCTGTCTTATTCAAACATGAACTTTTCACTAGACTTTTATTTATGTTCTGGCTTTGTAACCTCAAGAAAGCAGgtggaaaaaatgttattgtcaGGTGTAAATTTTTTGGTCTAACTCTGGATAATCAAACCGTTTAAATTGTgagtaaatttttatagaaaaatctaGCCCAAGGAaagtaatttagaaaaacaaacaattttaatattaatgtttggGGAGAACCTTAATAAATGGAGCGCTTATTGAATGGGacaaaatcaattttgtatacaaGCATTTAAGGTGAGTTGGATATCCAAACTCCTGTGGTAAGAAATTTACACACAAATATTCAACAGACCAAATCATTATTCCTATCATCGTCTAAATACAATTGAACAAACATAACATTAGAAATTTGGTGCGAGAAGTGCATTTGTTATTACACTTTTATAGAATTATAAAGCATCATGTTATGGCCAAGTTGAATATGAGGGCAAAATTTGTGGTGATGTAAAGAAGGTATCATTCgaagataaaaagttttgtaaagcAATAATTGGTACGTTAATAATAGTTCAATATTGTTTTATCCCTTCTTCTTTGTATATGTTTtgtattcttatatatatattagtccCGAACCTTGAGCGCTAGcgttaaaaatcaaacaaatagttataaataaaatatattctttactGTCATCCCGTTTATAGTACcccatgttttattttagaagtCATCCAGCTAATGAATGAGTCTTCAACGGAAGCAcaaataaaagatcaaataggaagcattttaaagttcttcCCATttgttaagcaaaaaaaaattaattgaggAAGCAAGTGGTTGTTaatcaattattaatttttgagttttttgtaaatttataatatatgcaATATACAAACGAATATAtaatacatctttaaaaaaagtcttttaaaacatttactgtatttttagtttttttgaaaatatcacCGAAACATTTTTCTAACCTTTTGTAAGAGGGTAAAAACCCTTATGTTAACTTTGATTATTGAttgcaattgtttttaacatataatgTTACTATAACTATAcggttatatttatataataaacatgaCACGAAGCCGCGTATACACGGCTTCGGCTCAAGGTTATATGAATATAACTgctatattaacattaaatatttcaCAATTACAATCAATATTTTACGTTAATATAAAACGCCAACGTTTTTCCAACTATTTACATTAGTATGACGTTAATCTACCTTTagaattttatgttaatataactttaatataaagtttatatctaaaataaatctaaCGTTAGAATTTTACATTACAAAACCTTTCCATTTTGACGAACCGGCAACGTTGTACTAACATAAAATCTAACGCAAATACAACACTAATACAACGTTGTGTGCTCGCTGGGTTATGACTTCAAAATGTGATTCTTCTCTAAATACCACATGATGCCATTGATTTCGAGTCCAATCAACTCTGTATTTACCCTAAGTGAGTCGCTTCTTTTTCGTAGTCTTATTTTGATAACAACGTCGTTTTTGAGTGTAACATTTCAACCCTTTTTCTAACAAACGACGAACTGTTCTTTtactaatgattttttcttttgcagcatttaactcaatttttctacttaaataagtaagatttttttagcaAGTGTCACCATATAGCGGTCTTCTGTATAGTTACTGCACCTATGACATCCTTGACCTGGTCAATTTTTCATTGATAaactcaatttaattttaacagcaGTATTATAGaatattttctgaaagttttaGCAATATCAGCAATATTAAATtgctgttgaaatgttttacaAGTTGTCACCGATCAGAGCTCACTGCTTTGCGACCCATTgcataagttttgttttaattttaaaattactgaaaaaactttgaaaaattataagatttgctattttaaataattaactatgcctgtagataaataaaatattatacacaACAATGCATCAATGCATTTAATCATACACACTgtcaaaattatatttgaatatgaGTGTGCTATAAATTTAACCATTTAacatttattgtatatatttataaaattgtttatttctaagatgaataataaacaaaattttcagagTTTATAGAgttaattttcattttgaatgTAATAAAGTATAATGAAGTAGTCTAAACgcataaacaatgtttattcgtttgcttttaattaaaattgctaATAAAACTTTAGCAATTGTTTTCATGCTGTAGAGCTTTCTGAATaagattatgaaaaattttatttaaaagtaaactacatttttaataaattgttaattttaaaaattagcttaaaattctaaaatgtaaaatttctatctgtaaacttaaaaacaacTTGTACAACATATTATCCCAATGATTTTTATATACcctgtaaaaagttaaatagtaAATAGGTAAAAGCAATAATCTAATTGTTAATTGTTAACTTGGTAAATGGAGCTTTCAAATTATCtgcaccttttcaagatgtagtCGAGAACgcgaaagttgtaattaagagaTCGTAAATGTAATTGAGTTACGCCACATgtaatttaagaattttaatatgaaattgaAACTACATAAATTGTAATTGCCAATGCACAATGTAGGCTTAAAGgtttacaagttaataaaatcaaatttagcATTAGTATGCGccagtaaaataataatagaattgaaagattgttttgtaaaatgtcaatacactatgacccgatAGGTTATTATCAAACTAAACACGTGTCAGTATTTAGTTgaccaaatttatttaaaatcaaccaGACCCTACTTTTCCAATTTTTTGGCATGAAATACATACAAACgaataagttgaaaaaatttacgttttatttttatcaaatgataGAAAAAGAGTAACTGAATGTGcttaacaaaataaagattGAGTGACTCTGGTGCAAATCGaatcaaaatatcaaatgatatctaatcaaaatatcaaattaaaaaaatcaaatataaaaccGGGAATTGTTGAAGAGGATTTTGTTGTAGTAGCAGACaatgctccttgtcacgctTGTTCAAAAAGGGTGTTAGAAAATTCACCACCTTAGATCTATATTTTGGATCTTACAGCCCAATGTTAAACCCGATGGAAACACTTTAGTGCattacatttgacttgattTAGGTGAAatttattgaactaaaattttcatataaacttttaaactggGACAATAATTTTGAATGAGATTGAAAAATGAAATGAGAAACAAGTTTGTAAGTAaacaaatgttacaaaaaatgaCTCGTGACAAAAAAGTCGTTACGAAGAAGGATGGAAACTCTTTATTCAAATCATTAAACTGGGAAGTATTTGAACCAACACAAATTCTCtctcaataaataaagatttgaaagctttaaatctttgtaaaaaaaaaaatagttaggtttaaatgtaaaaagaagAAGATCAGGGACATTTATTTACTGGcgaaatataaaaagttgaacaagatttaaaaaatgattggaATCAAAGAACCAAagattttgctttaaattcaaagtttaaCCTCAGGAAAGTTTATGCATATATTACTAATGAAATTAACGGGTGATGCGGAAGTTATCGGACAAATCCTAATTTCATTATTTGAGcatattaattagtttttgttgttttatgcGTAGGCATAAACggtctataaaatataaactttattatttgaaacacaattattatttgaaaaatcaatCGACAATTGGtcgtcaattaaaaaaattaatatattaaatatagaaaacgTGAAAAGACTCCAAAATACACTATAGAACAACAAATAAAGGCAAAGAAAAGAAGCAGGAAACTAGTTAACCAACTCTATAACACAAAATCGCTTCTAGTCATCGATGacgaaaaatacttttgttttgcaAGGGACAACATGCCTGCAAATTCTGGATACTACacaaacaacaaaaagacaTGTTCAGAAAGTGTTCGTTTTATAGGAAAAgagaaatttccaaaaaaattgttaatgtgGATAGCCATATTTGACCGTGGTATGTCCGAGCCATTGTTTCGCACTTCCAAGGCTGTAGCGATCAATACATCaatctatattaatgaatgttTAGAAAAACGACTTCTTCCATTTATTCACAAGTATCATGGAGactttaactatttattttagcCAGATTTAGCAAGTTCTCATTATtctaaaggttttttaaattagatggACCAATATGTCTATTACGTTGATAAAGAATCCAATCCCCCAAATGTGCCTCAAGCAcgaccaattaaaaatttttggggACATTTGGCACAGAAGGTTTACGAGGGAGGTTGGCAAGCTTCAACAGAGCAAGTTTTGATTGATCGCATTAAACTAAAACtacaataaattgatttaaactttttacagtCGCATATGAAAGGCGTCAGAGCAAAATTGAGATCAATTGCAGATGGTGgtgttttttcatataaaaaataatatatttttattaaaagataaatgctttatttaaaaaaaatataatagtagtttgtttttttatttataaataagttattgacGTTTTTATTTTGTCCGATAACTTCCGCATCACCCGTTAAAGTCAaagataacataaaaaacaattcaaccAAAAAAGGTATTGAAACTTATGTAAAAGTAATTACGAATACATTGAATGAATATTTTGCATTGATATTCAATAAACCACGAGCTTCATCTATTCCAATCAGAGAtaaagaaacacaaaaaatctGAGGAAATCCGGACTCTAATTCCTTCGTCGTATAATAATACTTACACAAGTTGGACATTAATAAAGACAATGAAGTAGACAAAGTCATCCCAAAAGTTCTAAGAGTGCAAATCCGCTTTAGCCAAATCACAATcgttattgtttattattgttaatgtaGTATTGTTAGTATGTAGTACTAAGAAAACATCTCGGTGTTCAGGTCGACATCGATTACGGTGATTTGCAAGTGGACATCTTGTACGATGAATTTTCATCAGCAAAGTCGGGATTAAAAAACGTTATTGAGGATGAAAAAGTAATAGTGCTGCTGTAAAATGGCAAACATTTTTCGTTTGTTGTGGTCAAAAACATGCtctagtaaatttattaaaaatcctGTTGCCTAACCCGGCAAATAATGCATTTTGTGAAAGAACCTTCTCACTTATGAAGACCAATTGTAGGTCGGAAAAAAATTGAGCGACTGTTGAACCAGAGCTCCAAGTTTCAGTGAATTTTTCTAAATCGAGTTCTATGACTTAGTTCTCAAAGATCATAAAGTACTTGATGCGGCTGCCAGTAGCCAGAAATACGGTTTCGTAATGAAGAGGAAAAAgtaatatcatttaaatatattcatagcctcatagacaaaaaatttttcgGGTTTTTGTCCTCCGTTATAATGTCCCGGcctaacaaataaaatatctgaaaaccCTACTTATCATGGCGTACTTTATAACCGGCCTAATCACCGTGCGGATGACGCCATAAACTGGAGGCGAACATTTTGTATATCCTATATTAGGGAATCCAACTACGATTATCGATTACCTGAGTACCCGAGTAATTGATACTTTATTAGCAAGTTCCGAGTAGTCGACTACTCGGAATATTTTTTTCGAGTATCgagtataatatttaaacaaaaaaatgtaaatattgcaCATTCATTTAACTATTAATCAATCGAGTATCGGTATTCTaccgttttttcttcttttacttCTATAATAAAGTTGCTTAGCAACCGTTGATTTTTAACtaagtttcaaaagtttttttttaactaagttacataaaataaataacatttgtaATTTGAAGTTGTACGACATAAAATTTGCAAGaaagtgaaatatttaaaaaaaaatttgtgaaataaattaaataaatacttaattttctaatatatatagcTGCCTTTGGTAAGTGAAGTGTT
Encoded here:
- the LOC136087739 gene encoding adenosine deaminase-like; translated protein: MATFAEEKELAIRNLLKTAPKPQLHIHLDGSLSFDFIKSSAKRMKIQEPDRFALLFPLNIESLSENEISDYIWSLKEVQHIQGDIVSGNGNWKRFDFCNQFLQTKLDLKEAVYDLVMRQHREYGVNYIEIRFAPKLHNLCGLSDKEIVASTLDGFESAKEDLSKIGVHLNGGLILCALRSHSVEDAENILKLVLETNALGFDIAGDEGSYPLMLFEGVLRKAKNQGCFITVHAGEWGSLDYPTVQDNLRLAVDIGVNRIGHGLDLKNSPENLINDVLLKNIGVEVCLTGNCGNPNRCTGYADHPIKYMLEKKIKVCGLNCDNTLLSGNRIIGRPDPLTECVRALLIVKVSPNALVEIIENAYKSGFQNDALNQGIESGKVWREHYLPKLIEIMNE